Proteins from one Mycoplasma sp. Pen4 genomic window:
- a CDS encoding leucine-rich repeat domain-containing protein, whose protein sequence is MPSIIEVLYRHRTFFKNLGVESVYAPKLKEIGSSAFSETKLTHVDFPELEKIDDYAFFNSTLESINAPKVKEIARSAFGRTKLTHLDFPELEKIGSWAFASSPLETINTPKVKEIGDGSFGNTKITHVDFSELKKIGGTAFIDSTLETINAPKVNEIGPRAFWNAKLTRVDFPELEKIGYEAFYASTLESINAPKVEKVDLEAFADTKFIEQSNITLGKCLVKYDDNQIVDGVVTLPDTIECIGKDCFSDNKSIRIINAPGVKEIAYSAFANSSLESINAPKVEKVDFNAFANTKFIEQPNITLGKCLVKYDDNQIVDGVVTLPDTIEYIASDCFWNNKTIRTINAPGLKEITHSAFAHSSLEIINAPKVKEIGYVAFNKTKLMRVDFPELEKIGGSAFQDTTLKSINAPKVKEIGSYAFMGTKLTNVDFPEVEKIEMHAFGYSTLEMINAPKLKQMGMGVFAGTKLTHVDFPELENIYYTQGGETGTFENTPLETINAPKLKRIGSFYSFGAVFKGTKLTHVDFPELEEISSAAFANSTLESINAPKVKRIAHNAFKGTKFIDKPGMIILNDTLLKYNDNEMNNGEIVLPETVEYIVSAAFENSKSIKTINAPGLKGIDTAAFANSTLETINAPKLKWIGSYAFEGAKLTQVNFPKLEEIGDNAFKGTKFIEKPGMIILNDTLLKYNDDEMNNGEIVLPETVEYIAPSCFKDNKIIRTINAPGLKEIGSSAFEGTNITHVDFPELKKIGETAFAGSTLETINAPKVKHIAQNAFSGTPNEAKFNEQFKDVIKDKDNNN, encoded by the coding sequence ATGCCAAGTATTATTGAAGTATTATATCGACACAGAACTTTTTTTAAAAATTTAGGAGTAGAAAGCGTTTATGCTCCAAAATTAAAAGAAATAGGTTCGAGTGCATTCAGCGAAACAAAACTAACACACGTAGATTTCCCTGAACTAGAAAAAATAGATGATTATGCTTTTTTTAATTCAACACTCGAATCAATCAATGCTCCGAAAGTAAAAGAAATAGCTCGGAGCGCATTCGGAAGAACAAAACTAACACACTTAGATTTTCCTGAACTAGAAAAAATTGGTAGCTGAGCATTCGCAAGTTCACCACTCGAAACAATCAATACTCCAAAAGTAAAAGAAATAGGTGATGGTTCATTCGGAAATACAAAAATCACACACGTAGATTTTTCTGAACTTAAAAAAATAGGTGGAACCGCTTTTATCGATTCAACACTCGAAACAATCAATGCTCCAAAAGTAAATGAAATAGGTCCGCGTGCATTCTGAAACGCTAAACTCACACGAGTGGACTTTCCTGAACTTGAAAAAATAGGTTATGAAGCCTTCTATGCTTCAACTCTTGAATCGATCAATGCTCCAAAAGTAGAAAAAGTTGACCTTGAAGCGTTTGCTGATACAAAATTCATTGAACAATCTAACATAACTTTAGGTAAATGCTTAGTAAAATATGATGATAATCAAATAGTTGATGGTGTAGTGACTTTACCAGACACGATTGAATGTATTGGGAAAGATTGTTTTAGTGATAATAAATCAATAAGAATAATTAATGCGCCTGGGGTAAAAGAAATAGCATACTCTGCTTTTGCCAATTCATCTCTTGAATCGATCAATGCTCCAAAAGTAGAAAAAGTTGACTTTAATGCGTTTGCTAATACAAAATTCATCGAACAACCTAACATAACTTTAGGTAAATGCTTAGTAAAATACGATGATAATCAAATAGTTGATGGTGTAGTGACTTTACCAGACACGATTGAATATATTGCGTCAGATTGTTTTTGAAATAATAAAACAATAAGAACAATCAATGCTCCTGGATTAAAAGAAATAACTCACTCTGCTTTTGCCCATTCATCTCTTGAGATAATCAACGCCCCAAAAGTAAAAGAAATAGGTTATGTTGCATTCAATAAAACAAAACTCATGCGCGTCGACTTTCCTGAACTTGAAAAAATAGGTGGTAGCGCATTCCAAGATACAACTCTTAAATCAATTAATGCTCCAAAAGTAAAGGAAATAGGCTCATATGCATTCATGGGCACAAAACTAACAAACGTAGATTTTCCTGAAGTTGAAAAAATAGAAATGCACGCATTTGGATATTCGACTCTAGAAATGATTAATGCTCCAAAACTTAAACAAATGGGTATGGGAGTGTTTGCTGGAACAAAACTCACACACGTAGACTTCCCAGAATTGGAAAATATTTATTACACACAGGGTGGTGAAACAGGGACTTTTGAAAATACCCCATTAGAAACAATAAATGCTCCAAAACTCAAAAGAATAGGAAGTTTTTATAGTTTTGGTGCTGTGTTCAAAGGAACAAAACTCACACACGTAGATTTCCCTGAACTAGAAGAAATAAGTAGCGCTGCTTTTGCTAATTCAACACTCGAATCAATCAATGCACCAAAAGTAAAAAGAATAGCTCATAACGCATTCAAAGGAACAAAATTCATCGATAAACCAGGAATGATTATTTTAAACGACACATTATTAAAATATAACGATAATGAAATGAATAACGGTGAGATAGTTTTACCTGAAACAGTTGAATACATTGTTTCTGCTGCTTTTGAAAATAGTAAATCAATAAAAACAATCAACGCTCCTGGATTAAAAGGGATAGACACGGCCGCATTTGCTAATTCTACTCTTGAAACAATAAATGCTCCAAAACTTAAATGAATAGGGTCATATGCATTCGAAGGAGCAAAACTAACACAAGTAAATTTTCCTAAATTAGAGGAAATAGGTGATAATGCATTTAAAGGAACAAAATTTATCGAAAAACCAGGAATGATTATTTTAAACGACACATTATTAAAATATAACGATGATGAAATGAATAACGGTGAGATAGTTTTACCTGAAACAGTTGAATATATTGCTCCATCGTGTTTCAAAGATAATAAAATAATAAGAACAATCAATGCTCCCGGATTAAAAGAAATAGGTTCAAGCGCATTTGAGGGAACAAACATCACACACGTAGATTTCCCTGAACTTAAAAAAATAGGTGAAACTGCTTTTGCTGGTTCAACACTTGAAACAATCAATGCTCCGAAAGTAAAACATATAGCACAGAATGCTTTTAGTGGAACACCAAATGAAGCGAAATTTAACGAACAATTTAAAGATGTAATAAAAGATAAAGATAATAATAATTAA
- a CDS encoding variable surface lipoprotein — MKLKQFLLLSTVTSVTAVAPILAISCGNDNKEKHQKDDVDKPKKEKDENNDNISVDVETKDKLNNTDENKKEENDKENDLIILAKNEFKNEIKNLNINEEIKTKIINDDNILSLLFDQKQHPEKYIKMNDDKTEMNDFANGEDLEWLYIPEGIVNIADFKIPSLKK; from the coding sequence ATGAAATTAAAACAATTTTTATTGTTATCGACGGTTACATCAGTAACGGCTGTTGCACCGATTTTAGCAATTAGTTGTGGTAATGATAATAAAGAAAAACATCAGAAAGATGATGTTGACAAACCAAAAAAAGAAAAGGACGAAAACAACGATAATATTTCTGTAGATGTAGAAACAAAAGACAAATTAAATAACACAGATGAAAATAAAAAAGAAGAAAATGATAAAGAAAACGATTTAATTATTTTGGCAAAAAACGAATTTAAGAATGAAATAAAAAATTTAAATATTAATGAAGAAATTAAAACCAAAATTATAAATGATGATAACATTCTATCATTGTTATTCGATCAAAAACAACATCCTGAGAAATACATCAAGATGAATGATGATAAAACAGAGATGAATGATTTTGCTAATGGTGAAGATCTTGAATGATTATATATTCCGGAAGGAATAGTGAATATTGCTGATTTTAAGATTCCATCATTGAAAAAATAA
- a CDS encoding leucine-rich repeat domain-containing protein produces MKLKQFLLLSTVTPVTAIAPILAISCGNIKKISKEEFKDEIRNLNINEKTKSKILNNDEILSLLFDQKLHPEKYIVMNEEKTEMLGFADANNLEWLYIPEGIVNINRDLHIPYLKEIKNILIPSIEVLAVQDTFFKNLGVENIYAPKVKEIGPNAFKRTKLTHLDFPELEIIGYQTFGNSTLESIDAPKLKVILFEGFRGTKLKHVNFPELERIDFASFKDSTLESINAPKLKEIGSNAFANTKLTNADFPELVTIYPETFKDSTLESINAPKVKEIEENAFRNAKLTHVDFPELEKIGNEAFTDSILKSINAPKVKEIGDFSFANTKLTNVDFSELEKIGSWAFASSPLKAINAPKAKWVKSNAFDDTSYLYQLGTIILGNSLLKYNNNKIIDAVVNLPETIEYIAESAFKNNKIIRTINAPGVKFIDNNAFEYSSLETINAPKVYTISNEAFKDSKLESINAPKLKEIGDLALSGTRLKHIDLPELEKIDSKIFMNSTLESINAPKLKEIDDLAFANTKLTNVDFPELVTIYPKAFMNSTLESINAPKLKEIGRLAFSGTRLKHIDLPGLEIIKSETFENSTLETINTPKVEEIGLAAFANTKLTNVDFPELVVIYPEAFKDSTLETINAPWLKKIDNLAFANTKLTNVDFPELVTIYSQAFMNSTLESINAPKLKKIDRLAFLGTRLKHIDLPELEIIRSEAFRNSTLESINAPKVKEIDWNAFEGTKFIEKPGMVILGNTLLKYNDSEMNNSEIFLPETIEYIAPLSFKDNKTIRTINAPGLKEIGSSAFEGTNITHVDFPELEKIGYEAFYASTLESINAPKVKYIASKAFSGTPHEAKFNEQFKDVIRD; encoded by the coding sequence ATGAAATTAAAACAATTTCTATTGTTATCAACGGTTACGCCAGTTACAGCCATTGCACCAATCTTAGCGATTAGCTGTGGTAATATCAAAAAAATAAGTAAAGAAGAATTTAAAGATGAAATAAGAAATTTAAACATCAATGAAAAAACTAAGTCAAAAATCTTAAATAATGATGAAATATTATCATTATTATTCGATCAAAAACTACATCCTGAAAAATATATAGTGATGAACGAAGAAAAAACAGAAATGCTTGGTTTTGCTGATGCAAACAATCTTGAATGATTATATATTCCAGAAGGAATAGTGAATATCAATCGTGATTTACATATTCCATATTTGAAAGAAATTAAAAATATACTTATTCCAAGTATTGAAGTATTAGCAGTGCAAGATACTTTTTTTAAAAATTTAGGAGTTGAAAATATTTATGCTCCTAAAGTAAAAGAAATAGGTCCGAATGCATTCAAAAGAACAAAACTAACACACCTAGATTTTCCTGAGTTAGAGATAATTGGTTATCAAACATTCGGAAATTCAACCCTTGAATCAATTGATGCACCAAAACTTAAAGTAATTCTTTTTGAAGGGTTCAGGGGAACAAAACTCAAACACGTAAACTTCCCTGAATTAGAAAGAATAGATTTCGCATCTTTCAAGGATTCAACACTTGAATCAATCAACGCTCCAAAACTCAAAGAAATAGGCAGCAATGCATTCGCAAATACAAAACTAACAAATGCAGATTTTCCAGAGTTAGTGACAATATACCCAGAAACATTCAAGGATTCAACACTTGAATCAATCAATGCTCCAAAAGTAAAGGAAATTGAAGAAAATGCATTTAGAAACGCAAAACTCACACACGTAGATTTCCCTGAATTAGAAAAAATAGGTAATGAAGCATTCACGGATTCAATCCTCAAATCAATCAACGCTCCAAAAGTTAAAGAAATAGGTGATTTTTCATTTGCAAATACAAAACTAACAAATGTTGATTTTTCTGAACTAGAAAAAATTGGTAGTTGAGCATTCGCAAGTTCACCACTCAAAGCAATCAACGCTCCAAAAGCCAAATGAGTAAAATCTAATGCGTTTGATGACACATCATATCTTTATCAACTTGGAACTATTATTTTAGGTAATAGTTTATTAAAATACAACAACAATAAAATCATTGACGCTGTAGTTAATTTACCCGAAACAATTGAATACATTGCTGAATCGGCATTTAAAAATAATAAAATAATAAGAACAATAAATGCACCGGGGGTAAAATTTATAGATAATAATGCATTCGAATACTCATCGCTAGAAACAATCAATGCTCCAAAAGTTTATACGATATCTAACGAAGCATTCAAGGATTCAAAACTAGAATCAATCAATGCTCCAAAACTTAAAGAAATTGGTGATCTTGCATTATCGGGAACAAGATTAAAACATATAGATCTTCCAGAATTAGAAAAAATAGATTCAAAAATATTCATGAATTCAACACTCGAATCAATCAATGCCCCAAAACTTAAAGAAATTGATGATCTTGCATTCGCAAATACAAAACTAACAAATGTAGATTTTCCAGAGTTAGTGACAATATACCCAAAAGCATTCATGAATTCAACACTCGAATCAATCAATGCCCCAAAACTTAAAGAAATTGGTCGTCTTGCATTCTCGGGAACAAGATTAAAACATATAGATCTTCCAGGATTAGAAATTATTAAATCAGAAACATTCGAAAATTCAACGCTTGAAACAATCAACACTCCAAAAGTTGAAGAAATTGGTCTTGCTGCATTCGCAAATACAAAACTAACAAATGTAGATTTTCCAGAGTTAGTGGTAATATACCCAGAAGCATTCAAGGATTCAACACTTGAAACAATCAACGCTCCATGACTTAAAAAAATTGATAATCTTGCATTCGCAAATACAAAACTAACAAATGTAGATTTTCCAGAGTTAGTGACAATATACTCACAAGCATTCATGAATTCAACACTCGAATCAATCAATGCTCCAAAACTTAAAAAAATTGATCGTCTTGCATTCTTGGGAACAAGATTAAAACATATAGATCTTCCAGAATTAGAAATTATTAGATCAGAAGCATTCAGAAATTCAACACTCGAATCAATCAATGCTCCAAAAGTAAAAGAAATAGATTGAAATGCATTCGAAGGAACAAAATTCATCGAAAAACCTGGAATGGTTATTTTAGGCAACACATTATTAAAATATAACGATAGTGAAATGAATAACAGTGAGATATTTTTACCTGAAACAATTGAATATATTGCTCCATTGTCTTTCAAAGATAATAAAACAATAAGAACAATCAATGCTCCCGGATTAAAAGAAATAGGTTCAAGCGCATTTGAGGGAACAAACATCACACACGTAGATTTCCCTGAACTTGAAAAAATAGGTTATGAAGCCTTCTATGCTTCAACTCTTGAATCAATCAATGCTCCGAAAGTAAAATATATAGCATCAAAAGCTTTTAGTGGAACACCACATGAAGCAAAATTTAACGAACAATTTAAAGATGTAATAAGAGATTAA
- the dnaE gene encoding DNA polymerase III subunit alpha yields the protein MKKIYLHTNTEYSFLNSTIRVEQLIKLAKENNLEFLPLTDFENLYALQYYFEMQKTTNIKPLIGIDLNLAEGFIVSVLAKSYEGYKQLNELVYRRSKGEMINFNELSTLDCFIIDHLHEGLKAKNIQVDSYPNNFYLNSKTPLEYQTVYAPVKKVLTEDQNKIIPVLQSIAGNGGAEYHYYTAYLADEDFVGIDENVYQNMLYIAENCNVQAPDASIKLAKTSDDPGTKLLSLINKEKALQLFEDFGEKNVRERVAYEFRVIDKLGFLDYFIIIQGVINYCKQNNISVGPGRGSASGSLISYLIGITDVCPLDFDLLFERFLNVDRVSLPDIDIDIQDNKRDEVLHYIKDKYGEDKVALISVFQTLALKNSLRDIGRYLNIPLAVINKVCNSLKNDDTSLEEAYFNNTAYRKFADEYPELHYFASSIEGLPRQIGIHAAGIIICDRPLRDVVPVTFNQNTLPQVQFTLNYLERFGLIKIDFLGLKNLTIIQEIEEELPMNKNFDYIIGKSYAKFFDTLTSKLLNKLLTNGIFQLESPGMQNAIREVGIDSFDDLYAIISLFRPGPMQYIKTYAANKKNPSLIKKLHPLYDEIVENTFGIIVYQEQIMQIAQRVANMTFAQADLLRRAISKKDESKLISYKKAFFDGGIANGVPSEVLDDIYANIERFAAYGFNKSHAVAYAVISYKLAYYKAHYPFLFYKILISNYSSDQTTIKKYVSDALAQGIKVKSPDINISTDVVTKHDNTLYLPIIMVKGVGAVAAQRIVEERITNGEFKSFIDAFIRLKINANISDSVLEFLIKSNTFRSFGNVETLLLWTKESKQYIDFFKKSIKKLSEEDIKEEFDKLREQISQFVDTIPKRERDLQKELQYESELLGDIYNCFSALDDMDNLINLASVGDKPTWVEVYMSKVSKDPKGRPRIAISDRSTSVMSYGFSERAAQILNATTPRIIRALLKVNKSGYYTFLDWQEVNNEK from the coding sequence ATGAAGAAAATCTATTTACATACAAATACAGAATATTCATTCTTAAATTCAACAATTAGAGTTGAACAATTAATCAAATTAGCTAAAGAAAATAATCTAGAATTCCTACCTTTAACTGACTTTGAAAACTTATATGCATTGCAATATTATTTTGAAATGCAAAAAACAACAAATATCAAACCTTTAATTGGAATTGATTTAAATCTTGCAGAAGGTTTTATTGTTTCTGTTTTAGCTAAAAGTTATGAAGGATATAAACAATTAAATGAACTAGTTTATAGACGTAGTAAGGGTGAAATGATTAACTTTAATGAACTTTCAACATTAGATTGTTTTATCATTGATCACTTACACGAAGGTTTAAAAGCAAAAAACATCCAAGTTGATAGTTATCCAAATAATTTTTATCTTAATTCAAAAACGCCATTAGAATACCAAACAGTTTATGCGCCTGTTAAAAAAGTTTTAACTGAAGATCAAAACAAAATCATTCCAGTGCTACAAAGCATTGCGGGTAATGGTGGTGCAGAATATCATTACTATACTGCGTATCTTGCAGATGAAGACTTTGTTGGTATTGATGAAAATGTTTATCAAAACATGCTTTATATTGCTGAAAATTGCAATGTGCAAGCACCAGATGCATCAATTAAACTTGCTAAAACTTCAGATGACCCAGGAACGAAATTACTCAGCTTAATCAACAAAGAAAAAGCATTGCAATTATTTGAAGATTTTGGTGAAAAAAATGTTCGTGAAAGAGTTGCTTATGAATTTAGAGTTATTGATAAATTAGGATTTTTAGACTATTTCATCATAATTCAAGGTGTTATTAATTACTGTAAGCAAAATAATATTTCAGTTGGACCAGGTCGTGGTAGTGCTTCTGGATCATTAATTTCTTACTTAATCGGAATCACAGATGTATGTCCGTTGGACTTTGACTTGTTATTTGAAAGATTCTTAAACGTTGATAGAGTTTCACTTCCTGATATCGATATTGATATTCAAGATAATAAACGTGATGAAGTATTACACTATATCAAAGACAAATATGGTGAAGACAAGGTTGCTTTAATCTCAGTGTTTCAAACACTTGCGCTTAAAAACAGTCTACGTGATATTGGTAGATACCTCAATATTCCTTTAGCTGTAATTAATAAAGTATGTAACTCATTAAAAAATGATGATACATCACTTGAAGAAGCATATTTTAACAACACAGCATACCGTAAATTTGCAGATGAATATCCTGAATTGCACTATTTCGCTTCATCAATTGAAGGTTTACCGCGTCAAATTGGAATTCATGCTGCTGGTATTATTATTTGTGATCGACCACTTAGAGATGTTGTGCCGGTTACTTTCAACCAAAACACCTTGCCACAAGTTCAATTCACTTTAAACTACTTAGAGAGATTCGGATTAATCAAAATAGATTTTCTTGGTTTAAAAAACCTAACAATTATTCAAGAAATCGAAGAAGAATTGCCAATGAACAAAAATTTTGACTATATCATTGGTAAAAGTTATGCTAAATTCTTTGATACTTTAACGTCAAAATTGCTTAACAAATTACTTACAAATGGTATTTTTCAATTAGAATCACCAGGAATGCAAAATGCTATTAGAGAAGTTGGTATTGACTCATTTGATGATTTATACGCTATCATTTCTCTCTTTAGACCCGGACCAATGCAGTATATTAAAACATATGCAGCTAATAAGAAGAATCCATCCTTAATTAAAAAACTTCATCCCTTATATGATGAAATTGTTGAAAACACATTTGGTATTATTGTCTACCAAGAACAAATTATGCAAATTGCGCAAAGAGTTGCAAACATGACTTTCGCTCAAGCGGATTTATTACGTAGAGCAATTTCTAAAAAAGATGAATCAAAATTAATCAGTTACAAAAAAGCATTTTTTGATGGTGGAATTGCAAATGGTGTACCAAGTGAAGTATTAGATGATATTTATGCTAACATTGAAAGATTTGCAGCATATGGTTTTAATAAATCGCATGCTGTGGCTTATGCAGTAATCTCTTACAAATTAGCCTATTATAAAGCACATTATCCATTTTTATTCTATAAAATCTTAATTTCTAATTATTCATCGGATCAAACCACAATTAAAAAATATGTCTCAGATGCCTTGGCTCAGGGAATTAAAGTTAAATCTCCAGATATCAATATCTCAACAGATGTTGTCACAAAACACGACAACACACTTTATTTACCAATCATAATGGTAAAAGGAGTTGGAGCAGTAGCGGCACAAAGAATTGTTGAAGAAAGAATAACAAATGGTGAGTTTAAATCATTTATTGATGCATTTATTCGTTTAAAAATTAATGCCAATATCTCTGATTCAGTACTTGAATTTCTAATTAAATCAAACACATTTAGAAGTTTTGGAAATGTTGAGACATTACTTTTATGAACTAAAGAATCAAAACAATATATTGACTTCTTTAAAAAATCAATTAAAAAATTATCTGAGGAAGATATCAAAGAAGAGTTCGATAAGCTCAGAGAACAAATCTCACAATTTGTTGACACAATCCCAAAAAGAGAGCGTGACTTACAAAAAGAATTGCAATATGAATCAGAATTACTTGGTGATATCTATAATTGTTTCTCTGCTTTAGATGATATGGATAATTTAATTAATCTTGCATCAGTTGGTGATAAACCGACTTGAGTTGAAGTATATATGTCTAAGGTTTCAAAAGATCCAAAAGGAAGACCAAGAATAGCGATTTCAGATCGTAGCACATCAGTTATGTCATACGGTTTCTCTGAACGAGCAGCACAAATTTTAAATGCAACAACGCCAAGAATTATTCGTGCTTTATTAAAAGTTAATAAATCTGGTTACTATACATTCTTAGACTGACAGGAAGTAAATAATGAAAAATAA
- a CDS encoding 5'-3' exonuclease, giving the protein MKNNNKHLVIDGNYLMFQSFYASMVQQGQYIMKNKNGVTTNAINLFLLQMIKLIKFFNPTHIFVAFDSKEKSFRHDLYDSYKDGRKKAPAELFQQFGLIKEILTKLNVPHQETPGFEADDLVAAYCKFVSPDEYKFVFSRDKDLHQLINKYVSIIVSERGSYTLLNDGNFYDKYGFTPLQVPDFKALSGDSSDNLPGVRGIGQKTAINILNEYYNVTNLYNNQATWEQHFTKSVIKKLTEGKDDAMFCLKMATLNPNVTDFNNNSGSYLLNLDLANAYHILEELELRTVISYLEDLWSL; this is encoded by the coding sequence ATGAAAAATAATAATAAACACTTAGTGATTGATGGAAACTACTTAATGTTTCAATCATTTTATGCATCAATGGTGCAACAAGGTCAATACATCATGAAAAATAAAAATGGTGTTACTACAAATGCAATTAATTTATTCTTATTACAAATGATTAAATTAATTAAATTCTTTAACCCAACACATATCTTTGTTGCATTTGATTCAAAAGAAAAATCATTTAGACATGATTTATATGATAGTTACAAAGACGGTAGAAAAAAAGCTCCAGCAGAACTTTTTCAACAATTTGGATTAATTAAAGAAATTTTAACTAAATTAAACGTACCACACCAAGAAACACCAGGTTTTGAAGCAGATGATCTTGTTGCTGCATATTGTAAATTTGTCTCACCAGATGAATACAAATTTGTTTTTTCACGTGATAAAGATTTACATCAGTTAATTAATAAATATGTTTCAATCATTGTTAGTGAACGTGGTAGTTACACACTTTTAAATGATGGAAACTTTTATGACAAATATGGTTTTACACCATTACAAGTTCCAGATTTCAAGGCACTTAGCGGGGATTCAAGCGATAACTTACCAGGAGTTCGTGGTATCGGGCAAAAAACAGCTATTAATATTCTTAATGAATATTACAATGTTACTAATTTATATAATAATCAAGCAACATGAGAGCAACACTTTACAAAAAGTGTCATTAAAAAACTCACCGAAGGTAAAGATGATGCAATGTTTTGTCTTAAAATGGCAACACTAAATCCAAATGTGACAGATTTCAATAATAATTCTGGTTCATATTTATTAAATCTAGATTTAGCAAATGCATACCATATCTTAGAAGAATTAGAATTAAGAACAGTAATTTCATACTTAGAAGACTTATGATCGCTATAG
- a CDS encoding dephospho-CoA kinase encodes MIAIVGKLASGKTTFIKQAAKLGFSTFICDEFIADLYANNYEIISEIKQEIGEFLIENNQVSKPKIKEWILKDAKNLEKLEKIAFSYLDKHFQTHEYDLVEIPILHNKFFDFSKYFSVIFYMQIDDKQRGKFLKNRGVNKLLIKIFDDKNSYNWGEKEFYNQKKVVNISLNKRDNLQKIKYLIERHL; translated from the coding sequence ATGATCGCTATAGTCGGCAAATTAGCATCAGGAAAAACCACATTCATTAAACAAGCTGCAAAGCTTGGTTTTTCTACCTTTATCTGTGATGAATTTATTGCAGATTTATATGCAAATAATTATGAAATTATTTCCGAAATTAAACAAGAAATTGGTGAGTTTTTAATTGAAAATAATCAAGTTTCAAAACCAAAAATTAAAGAGTGAATTTTAAAAGATGCAAAAAACCTAGAAAAACTAGAAAAAATCGCATTTTCTTATTTAGATAAGCATTTTCAAACTCATGAATATGACCTTGTCGAAATACCTATTTTACATAATAAATTTTTCGATTTTTCCAAATATTTTTCTGTAATTTTTTACATGCAAATTGATGACAAACAAAGGGGAAAATTCTTGAAAAATAGGGGTGTGAATAAGTTGTTAATAAAAATTTTTGATGACAAAAACTCCTATAATTGAGGTGAAAAAGAATTTTACAATCAAAAAAAGGTTGTGAATATCTCATTGAATAAAAGGGATAATTTACAAAAAATTAAGTATTTAATTGAACGTCATTTATAA
- the fmt gene encoding methionyl-tRNA formyltransferase → MKIVLAGTPEFAVPAFREVIENFEVVAIISQPDRPANRGYKVIPTPVSLLAKEYNIPLFQPNKISEVYDELAKLDFGIFLTCAFGQFIPNKILALPKKAAINIHGSLLPKYRGAAPIQYSLLNGDKQTGLSLIYMIDKMDAGNILKTAAIDIEETDTSDTLFAKLSALAASKITSWLHDVETNNIDNIIQDEEQVVLSPKLLKENAFLDPNSTREEAFNKIRAFSSNPGAYTFVNDKRLKVYYATKNVVKNGIKLSFSDGDLYAIDYQFETKKRVKL, encoded by the coding sequence ATGAAAATAGTTTTAGCAGGTACTCCAGAATTTGCTGTTCCAGCATTTCGTGAAGTAATTGAAAACTTCGAAGTTGTTGCAATTATCTCACAACCAGATCGTCCAGCAAATCGTGGATATAAAGTAATACCAACACCAGTTAGTTTATTAGCAAAAGAATACAATATACCTTTATTCCAACCTAATAAAATTTCAGAAGTATATGATGAATTAGCAAAACTTGATTTTGGTATCTTTCTTACTTGTGCTTTTGGTCAATTCATTCCAAATAAAATTCTTGCATTACCTAAAAAAGCAGCAATTAATATTCATGGATCATTATTACCAAAATATCGTGGTGCAGCACCAATTCAATATTCATTATTAAATGGTGATAAACAAACAGGTTTATCACTTATCTATATGATTGATAAAATGGATGCAGGTAATATTTTAAAAACCGCAGCAATTGATATTGAAGAAACCGATACTTCAGATACATTATTTGCTAAACTTTCAGCGCTTGCTGCAAGTAAAATTACATCATGATTACATGATGTTGAAACTAACAACATTGACAATATTATTCAAGATGAAGAACAAGTTGTTTTATCACCTAAATTACTCAAAGAAAATGCTTTTTTAGACCCTAATTCAACACGTGAAGAAGCATTTAATAAAATTAGAGCATTTAGCTCTAATCCTGGCGCTTATACATTTGTTAATGACAAACGTTTAAAAGTATATTATGCAACAAAAAACGTTGTTAAAAATGGTATTAAATTAAGTTTTTCTGATGGGGATTTATATGCAATTGACTATCAGTTTGAAACTAAAAAAAGAGTAAAATTATAA
- a CDS encoding TM2 domain-containing protein, translating into MESSKSRTVLTLLSFFFGALGVDRFYAGNVMLGIIKFLTFGGWGIWALVDFILAVAGKMKDGSGAVISKW; encoded by the coding sequence ATGGAATCATCAAAAAGTAGAACAGTGTTAACACTTTTATCTTTCTTTTTTGGAGCATTAGGTGTTGATAGATTTTACGCAGGTAACGTAATGTTAGGTATTATAAAATTCTTAACATTTGGTGGATGAGGAATTTGAGCACTTGTAGACTTTATTTTAGCTGTTGCCGGAAAAATGAAAGATGGCAGTGGCGCAGTAATTTCTAAATGATAA